A part of Armatimonadota bacterium genomic DNA contains:
- a CDS encoding M50 family metallopeptidase has product MSGVQPVNLGWAIVAFGLMIFAHELGHFLIARRTGVTVLAFALGFGPPLVRIRRGETVYAVNVLPLGGYVRLAGEDAEGASGSGSLRSKSVWQRMAVVLAGPVMNLVLAVLLFAGLAAALGVPVGISTRIGQVLTVCSDDGRRVTCPAAAVGLRAGDRIAAIDGQPMADGEQVIETIHRRPHERLRLTVERDGRRFEVEVTTIRDQRQGIGLIGFRPESVRQPMGPGRALWWGVTTTGQYAAAIGGAVAALVRRGTFFRELSGPVDAVRFLGEAAQVGAEPFVYTAALLSIMVGLFNLLPVPALDGGRLLFLVVEAIRRRPVDPRREGYIHLVGFALLMLLLVVLTVRDLGRL; this is encoded by the coding sequence CAGCCGGTGAACCTGGGGTGGGCCATCGTCGCCTTCGGGCTGATGATCTTCGCCCACGAGCTGGGGCACTTCCTGATCGCCCGGCGTACCGGCGTCACCGTGCTGGCGTTCGCCCTGGGATTCGGGCCGCCGCTGGTGCGGATACGCCGCGGGGAGACGGTGTACGCGGTCAACGTTCTCCCCCTGGGCGGCTATGTGAGGCTGGCGGGGGAGGATGCAGAGGGCGCGAGCGGGTCCGGCAGCCTGCGCAGCAAGTCGGTCTGGCAGCGCATGGCCGTGGTGCTGGCCGGCCCGGTGATGAACCTGGTCCTGGCGGTGCTGCTGTTCGCCGGCCTGGCCGCCGCCCTGGGGGTGCCGGTGGGGATCAGCACCCGCATCGGACAGGTCCTCACCGTCTGCTCTGACGACGGCCGCCGGGTCACCTGTCCGGCGGCGGCGGTCGGCCTGCGGGCGGGCGACCGGATCGCGGCCATCGACGGGCAGCCCATGGCCGACGGCGAGCAGGTCATCGAGACCATCCACCGCCGTCCCCACGAGCGCCTGCGGCTGACCGTGGAGCGCGACGGGCGGCGGTTTGAGGTGGAGGTCACCACCATCCGCGACCAGCGCCAGGGGATCGGGCTTATCGGGTTCCGCCCGGAGTCGGTGCGCCAGCCCATGGGTCCGGGGCGGGCCCTGTGGTGGGGGGTGACCACCACCGGACAGTACGCGGCCGCCATCGGCGGGGCGGTGGCGGCCTTGGTCCGCCGCGGGACATTCTTCCGCGAACTGTCCGGCCCCGTGGACGCGGTGCGATTTCTGGGAGAGGCGGCCCAGGTCGGCGCGGAGCCCTTCGTGTACACGGCCGCCTTGCTCAGCATCATGGTGGGACTCTTCAACCTGCTGCCGGTGCCGGCGCTGGACGGAGGGCGGTTGCTGTTCCTGGTGGTGGAGGCCATCCGGCGGCGTCCGGTGGACCCCCGGCGGGAAGGCTACATTCACCTGGTGGGGTTTGCGCTGCTCATGCTGCTCCTGGTGGTGCTGACCGTGCGGGACCTGGGGCGCCTGTGA